CTTATGAGATCTATGACTTTAGGCAAGTTGCATAAGCTTTCTGAGCCTGACCTAATCAACCCTGAGTCtcagggttattgtgagaattaagtgaaataatctAACCTTAAGTCCTTTCTGGAACAAGATGACCTTATAAAGAGAGCATCACTGAGATTattatacaggagccctggtggcacagttgttaaaatgctcaactgctaaccaaaaggttggcggtttgaacccaccagctgccccaaggaagaaagttgtggcagtttgcttttgtaaagatttacagccttggaaaccctatgtggcagttctactccatcctagagggttgctgtgagtaggaattgactcaacggcaatgggtttggggattTTTTGGGGAGATTATTATGTAAAGGACTTTGTCTATTATAGATGCTCGATAAATGACAATTACTAAAAATTCACTTTGAACTCTAAGATGCTATGCAAATATTAATATATTCTTATTTATCTATGTCTTGGAGCGTAATATACAGTTGGGCAGTGTTGAATTCCACACTCCCATTCAAGCCCTTATTTGCCTCTAAAATAACATTCCCTAAGGGAAAATAGGGAAGGGGGGAACAAGAGTGAAAGGCAAGTTTACAGAGCGGAGCTGACAGAAGTGATTAAAGCGACAGAGAAAGGCGCTTGTTTTGCATTGGGAACTATGAATCTTTAGAGTTCTAAATGTTTTTCAGGCCAGAggttaaagaaaagagaaatgcaaCTAGTGACTTGTCTCTGACTGGCAACAAAGAGCTGAGGGCACTTCCCACCCTAAAAGCTTTGGCTTTATCCAATCATCTCcagtaaagcaaacaaacaaggaTCACCTCTTGGTTTCCTATTGGCAATGGGACTGAATAGGGTGGGGGAAATTACAGGTAAAGATGATCTAATTTGCAAAGCCCCTGGATTTAGCCCTGCTTTGTTGTTCCTCCTGTGCCTTTTTTCTATACTCTACAAGTGTTTGTACCCTCTTTTCAGGAAAGGAGTTTACAAGGTTTTTTTCTTGAACCCaggaacagagaaagaagaatCAAGGCGCAGATATTTACCAGAATACCAGGTTATAAGGTAAAAGGTCGTAAACAACCCTTTCCAGGAGAGCTCCATTACAGAACATGCCTTGGCTATATTTCTGGTAGACAGCAGCTGCTGCCAAAGCTAAATAGTTTTTTGGCATTCAAGGCAACCCAGGCATAACACAGAGCAGACAAGTGGTCCGTACTGAGCTCTGCAaagtaggaaagaaagaagaaactggAAGCAGAGCAAGAGAGAATTGTTGTAGgagttttaaaaactaaaaaattcaGCACTTCATACCATACCTATcacagtcgagttgattccaactcatagtgactctataggacagagtacaactgctcaatagggtttacaaggctacaAACCgtcacggaagctgactgccacacctttctcctgtggagtgactgcttggttggcagctgagcgctttaaccactgtgccaccagggctcctttagcacTTCATAGATGTGCCCAAATAAATAGTGTTTCCTTTTCTCCAAGATATCACAAATTAACACTACCCTGATTCATTACTACCCACTTCCTCTCATCCCCTCAAAATTTATGTAGTTACATATTACACTCTTAAACAGTATTGATTTGTGTATTTCTTTGTAATCATTTTATGTTCTTTTCATATTTATGTACACTTCCATACCCATCAAACTAAAAATCCTTTCAGAAGCCACAATTTTGAATTTTTCGAATTACTTTACCTGCTCACAATAACTCAAATCAATATTGTTGACTGACTGAAAACACCTCACGCCTAGCTGGTTGCTTAACTTTCTAAAACAGGGTGCTGCCTCAAACCCACGTGCCCTAAGGATCAACATGTTCCCCTTTTTGTTCCTGAGGGCTGTTGTTTTCATGATTCCTAATTCTTGCACTTACTTAATATTGGGGTTGAGTTATAACTTGTTAGCCTTAGGGTGTCAACTCAGTTAAGGTGTATAAGGAACAAAAAAGGATCTTTAACAACAATGAATAGTCTTCTTATTGCTGAGTGGGTAGGAATTtcatacattcttttttttttaatggatgggTGACGCTTCTATTCACTTCTCCATCTCAGTATTGGGGACATTATGTTCTTCTTTCCAGCACAAAGCATGAGGTTATAATCTCCTGATTCCTCAACACATATATGAGAGCGGACCaggaaccaaagaaaaagaaggagaaatccTGCACCACTGCAAACAAGTTTTTCTTACATTTATGAGTAATCTCTCAGGAGTCACCTCCTAAGGCAACTCATGGCCAGCTAAGGGAAAACCCCTCAGACAGACAAACCAACACAGAATAAGAAGACATGGTCCTCTTTAGCTTAAATTTATACTGCTCTAGTGaaccttcttttttctctttcccttctcacTGATTTCTAAATtgcttagaaagaaaaaaaaaaaaccgtttaaaagacaaggaaaatcttCCTTCAAACAGGGGTAGGGCCATCTCCCCACTGGGACTGGTTATAAACAGGACAATTTTCTCGCTTTTAAGTAACTTGAACGCTGTGAGGAGTGTGGGGCAACAGATAGACTGGTGGAATTTTGATTTAGTGAGTTGGATAGGCGATGGAGTCAAGAGTGAAagcaattcataaagaaaatgaaaagagttgagcatcctttttttttttttttcccagagaagCAGGGAGAGATACCCAGAGCCTAAAGGACACACCTTACTAAAGAGGTAGTGAGGTAAACGGGGAACTTGAACACTGTGTTCCCCTATTTTGCTGGTAGACACTGAAGAGATGAGGGATAAGCAACAGGATACAAACACACCCTTAGTATTTCCACtccaaagaacagaacagaattcaGGGCACAGGGAGTGGGAACCGGCGCAGGCACACAGCTCCAGAGCCCCGAGGCGAATCCCATACACCAGCTTTCCCAGTACGGTTGAAGAAAGGCTTATTTAAAATTTGTGACAAGTTCTTCTTGTCTGCAAAGACAgccgttttttgttgttgttgtttggttggtttttattaACAGAGATGCGGGGCAAGAGGAGAAAAGTGATCTTCCTGAACGATACccaccacccctcccttccctccgcCCCAATCGCGAAGTTTTCTTGGGGCTGTGGGCCTGTGTTTCACAGGACTTGTGATATGAGAACGGGGATAAACGGTTATTAATCCGCCTGGCTACGTCTAGGCACAAAATTCTCTCATAAGCACATTTTCCCTTTCCCTCAAAACGGCGCTCGCAAACACGAAGCATCCGCACCCGCCCTCCGACGGCCACTCGCCCTCGGATAGGTTTACGAGTCGGCGAGGCCCTCCCTCCTTTGCGCCCAAGTGAAGCCGCCCGGCAGCCCCTCCGCCCCCGCCTCCCTGAGAGGCAGCGGGGCACAGCAACCAATTTCCCCGCCAGGAGCACACCGTGTCCACGAGCCTCTGCGACCTCGCTGATTGGTCGGACTCCTGGTAAACAAGGGACGGGCAGCCAATGAGAGGGCTGTGCACGAGGGCAGCACGAGCCTCTCGGCCGGCGATCGCCTGGCCGTGCCAGGCCAAGCTACTATATAAAGCAGTTTCCGGTTGCTTGTTGAAAGTACGTTGCGTCTGCTCCGTCGGGTTGCGGTTAGCTATCCCGCCGAGATCCCGAGCTGTGTTTTAGCTATTGGAGGGAAGAAaggacttatttttctttttagatggtTTGGCATTACCAGCAGCTAAAGAATTTTTGACGCCTTTTAGGAAGCTTAGAAGTTGAGAGTCGTTtgtgggattttttgtttttgtctttaagctCAACCTGCTTAAGGGCATCCTCAATTCTTAGAGTGAAATCTCAAAAGGTCCTTCTTGGAtctcgggttttttgtttttccgcGTTTGTAACACTTGAGCCCACCCAGCCCAATCATGGTGATGTTCAAGAAGGTCAAGTCTTTTGAGGTGGTCTTTAACGACCCTGAGAAGGTGTACGGCAGTGGGGAGAAGGTGGCTGGCCGGGTCATAGTGGAGGTGTGTGAAGTGACTCGAGTCAAAGCCGTCAGGGTCCTGGCTTGCGGAGTGGCCAAAGTCCTCTGGATGCAGGGCCCTCAGCAGTGCAAACAGTCCTTGGAGTACCTGCGCTACGAAGACACGCTTCTCTTGGAAGACCAGCCGACAGGTAAGAACGACTGTCTGCTTCTGCTCCCCTGAGGGAGTGTCCCAGGGTTGGTTCTTTGTTAAGCAAGGTCTGGAGGGTGAAAGCTgatgagagaagaaaacaaataaatgtaaTCTATACTATATATTCTAAGCTGCTTAGGCTGAGTGGTTTGAAATTTGTgttgattcctttttatttttcaagtctTATTTTACAAATCTCTCTCCCTCCAATAAAGGGTGATTAAACACAATTTATCATggtgctgtgtcctaaaggtcaTCCTGAGGGGTGTTGCTTCAGCTATTAAAAGATAATCTGTGTGCATAAAGTTGCTTACTGTTTGCTTGCATTTAGTTTGAGATGATAGTGGCTTAATTGTCCTGGTTGAGTCTGAACAATGCAGGGCTTTGCAATTTTTTGCCCAACAGAAATGCATCAGAATCTCTCTGTTAAGAATAtaaggaatgaaaatgggggtcCTACAATATCCTTACATGCTACTGAAGCATCTGTTCTCATACAGATGCATTTTAAGTGTAACAAGAAACCTAATGGTTGCTCACTTTTCTCTCCTTTCAGGTGAGAATGAGATGGTGATCATGAGACCTGGAAACAAATATGAGTACAAGTTTGGCTTTGAGCTTCCTCAGGGGTAGGTTACAGCTGAACTCTTCTAGCTCTAAAAATCTTCCCGTCTTTTGATCACTTATTGTTTCTGGTGAACGTTTTAGAAATAATCATTCACTTTTTGTTGACACAGGCCTCTGGGAACATCCTTTAAAGGAAAATACGGGTGTGTAGATTATTGGGTGAAGGCTTTTCTTGATCGCCCCAGCCAGCCAACtcaagagacaaagaaaaacttTGAAGTGATGGATCTAGTGGATGTCAGTACCCCAGATTTAATGGTGAGATTCGTTTTAAGATTCTACCCTCCTAGGTCTTGGTGGTGATAAGTCAGGTGTCTTGGACATTAGATTGAAGTGTATCTAAAGTCTTGGTCACCAAGGTGGGAGGGAAAGCTGTCTCCTCTAAggagtggaaaggaaagagagtcAGGGGAAACATGTCTAGAGATTCttaaaacacctttttttttttttttgtaggcacCTGTGTCTGCTAAAAAGGAGAAGAGAGTTTCCTGCATGTTCATTCCTGATGGGCGGGTGTCTGTTTCTGCCCGAATTGACAGAAAAGGATTCTGTGAAGGTAAAAAAATCTAATGCCTAAAGAGAGTAGACCCATAATAACAGGAACTTTAGCTTTGCGGGCTGGAGGAGGCAGAGGAAATGTCACTAACTATACTGAGTATCAGTTAATAAATACTTATCTTTCTCATTGCTAGGTGATGAGATTTCCATACATGCTGACTTTGAGAACACATGTTCCCGCATTGTGATCCCCAAAGCTGCCATTGTAGCCCGCCACACTTACCTTGCCAATGGCCAAACCAAGGTGCTGACGCAGAAGTTGTCATCAGTCAGAGGTGATCATATTATCTCAGGCACGTGTGCATCATGGCGTGGCAAGAGCCTTCGGGTGCAGAAGATCAGGCCTTCCATTCTGGGCTGCAACATCCTTCGAGTTGAATACTTCTTACTGGTGAGTGGGTGGGGGTTGCTCTAAGAAAGAACTGTTCAGTTGTCTCTAAAACACTGGACTCTTTTCCAGACCTCTAGACTAACAAATTGTCATCTTCCTTTATAGATCTATGTTAGTGTTCCTGGCTCCAAGAAAGTCATTCTTGATCTGCCCCTAGTAATTGGCAGCAGATCAGGTCTGAGCAGCCGGACATCCAGCATGGCCAGCCAAACCAGCTCTGAGATGAGTTGGGTAGATCTACACATCCCTGATACCCCAGAAGGTGAGCTAGACCTAATGCCTTTTCTTCCCCATTTTGGCCTGTTGCTTGGATTTGTAAATTTTAACagccaggcatttcttggcaAGGCTTTTCATCTCCatattttctgtctccagctcctcCTTGCtatatggatatcattgctgaagatCACCGATTGGAGAGCCCCACCACCCCTTTGCTAGATGACCTGGATAGCTCTCAAGACAGCCCTATTTTTATGTATGCTCCTGAGTTCAAGTTCATGCCACCACCTACTTATGCTGAGGTGAGAATTATCATTTGTCCTAAGCCTTCTATACGATGTTGACTTGGGGAGGGATTGTTAAACTTAGGTTTCTATTTTAGTTCTTACCCATACTAAAGTGGTCTCTTCTTTATTCCTCCCAGGTGGATCCCTGCATCGTTAACAACAATGTGCAGTGAGCATGTGAAGGAAAAGAAGCAGCTATATCTACCTACTTCTTTCTGCGTCTCTTCTTGGACTCTTAAATTTTCAGAGACTCAGCAGTCTCTATAGTGGGGTGTGGGTCCACCCCAGCCTCTGACTCACCAATGTAGGAGGTGATCAGCAGACCATCTCTGGGGCCTTAAGCAGTGTGAACTTGTCCTTAGCCAGCGCCGGTGTTGTGACGTAGGGGTGTTTGCTGGATGGGTTTTAAAACACACTAgaaaaactcaggcctgtctgATTTTCTCAGATCTTGAAAATTGAGGCATTTTGATTAGTTGTGAGTCAAAGTGTAGAAATGGCCTCCTGGCGTGGTCTTCCCAAATTTTTTGTGGAGGGGGTATTACAGATTGTTATAACAACATCAGACCTTGAACTTCTGTGCCATGTAGAACGGAGCTGATTTTACAActaggaaaatgaaaacaaaattgcgGCCAAAATTCTGGGAAAAGGAGGTTCTTAAAATCAGTGTTACCCTTGTATACttactatggaaaaaaaaaaaaaagaaagaaaaatcatccAGAGCTGATATGGATCAGACTTTAAAGAGAGCGTTCTCTGTGAATTCAAGGGAATGAGCTGTAAGTTGTCATTTCTCAGAACGTGCTATATGACCTGGTTTTAAAGCTGTGGTAATTATGTCCCACCAAATGTCTTAAAAGccatttttaaaatctgttgcACTGTATTCTGCTGCAAACATTTTCATGTGGGAGAAtatgtttctctttttcatgTGATTCCTTAGAGTTGATAGTAAGGTGGTGGTGTTAGCACTTTAGTTTCTCTCAAATTTTTTTTATCCCCCGCCCCCATCCCTAATATAAGCTGAATGGTCTACCATGTCTCTAGGAGTAAGCACAATGACAAAAAGAGAAGTGTTCCCTTACTACTTTTGATACTTTGTTCCAGTGTACAGGATTATGTAATTCTGACACTCTAATCAGAATGGTTGCTGCTGCCAGCCTTGCCCACTGTGACTTCTCCAAACCCAAGGAGGGACTCTAGATCAAGGTGCCCCAACACTGTGATCAGAGCTTCTGGATACTGCCATGAGAAACCAGAGGGCAGGTCTTCACAACGACCACTGGGCCCCTTTTCTACCAAGTGTCAGGAGACCGGAATGTTGACAGCCCCTCTCACTGTACCCCTAGCACTTGGTCAATCACTCTCAGCCATAGCACTTTGTTCACTGTCCTGTGTCAGAGCACTGAGCTCTACCTTTTATGGAGCTCTACCTTTTACAGCTAGAAAGTTGTGTGGGCTGaaggtggttttgtttttttcttttttattgtatatcTTTTTGTATGATTAAAAACTATATTTTGTACTTAACCAGATATATTTTCACCCTAAGTGGGGAtattctttgtaaaaaaaaaaaaaaataaagtttttaaatgaCGAAATGTTTGTGAGATGGCCTTGGAGCAGTTACTAGAAAGAAGGTTATGTGAAGGTGCTTTCCCCCTACGTCGTAATTCAcattattgaaaaccctgtggagaggaCAATCCCTGATGACCCTAAAGAATTTAGTCACAGTGGGTGTTAAGAGTGGTGAAGAGGGAAGGAATTTGAGTTACATTTAGTTTTCCTTGCCATCCCTGTACTGAGTCTTCTGGTAGTCTAAGCTTGTTTCCTACATCCATAGCTAATCATTACTAAGTTTCTCCAATTTTGGAGTGCGTGAACTCTTGAAATAGAGGAAAGTAAGATTTGTGAAGGAATTCAGAAGGAAAGCATCCAGATTCCCTTCTTCATCAGTTTCATCATAGGATTTCTTCCCAGAGTActaactgccatggagtcaagtcGATTGTgattcaaggtgaccccatgtgtgtcagagtaaaactccatagggtttttaatggctgactttttgaaagtaggttgccaggcttttcggAGGAGCTTCTGGGTTAGctactgagtgcattaaccaaaCCTGGTTATATTGGCTGACTGTAAAAcctttgccatcgagccaattctgactcatagtggccctataggacagagcagaactgccccacggggtttccaaggagcggctggtggatttgaactgccggccttttggttagcagccacagctcttcacCACACCACTAGTGTTCCTATAAGGATAACTATTCAGGACTTCAGGGTTTAGAGTTAAGAGCATTAAATTctttgaagacagctaccattTTTATCCATGTAGTTCCTAGCATAGCTCCTATCCAAGTACATAATCATAACTCagcaaatgtttgctgaatgttcGGCCCCACCTTCATCCTTTAGGATATGCGCTGCAGttcttatttcttccttgtaGGGTAATAATAGATTGATACCACAGTTACACCTCTAATGGAAGTGATTTTTACTATTCCTAATGGAATGACTAAGGTGAAAAACCCTGAGATGGTGGAGATCAATGGACTTTCTGATTTCTGGCTTATTTTTAAACCCTCGCAGACATCTAGTCCTGGCCCGTATTTGGGGGCTAGCTCTTCTGTGGATCTCCACATACTAATTCCAAACATCAGACTGCTGGAAGTGCTACATAAAATCAGTGtgaactgaacagaaaataaaaaagatcctTTTCTATTTCAAATTCCCTTCGTTTGCCATTCTTTCTCAGTAgctcttttgctctgtcccagttTTTCCTTACTAATGTGTCAGTCTCTAGCTCTCCTGTTGCCATGGTGACTCACTCGATAAACTTATTTCTGCCCCTCCCTTTCTCAGTTGTTCAAGAATCTAGTGGCTCCTCCCCTTCCAATTTGTGACCAGGAAACTAGGTCAAAGTTgatggaaaattttttttctgcagtttgttTTCCAGGGACTGGAGAAGTGGAGCAAGGACAAGAGCAGGCTAGAAAGCTAGAGGGCAGGACAAGGGGATGGAGAGACAGTGGAGCAGGAGTGCCTGAGCCTGGTTGTTTGTGTACTCAGCTCGGCTACTGGTACAAGATATGAGAAGGAGAGGGTGGGAAGATGATAGATAACTCACACCCAACGCCTGTTAGAGGTTTGACCCTGAAAAGGCCAGGACATATGCATCTCCTTCTAATATCCTACCACCCCTAATCCAGGACTATTCAAAAGAACTTTCTATGATGATGAAAGCAATGTTTTATATCAGTGCCGTTCCACAGGGTAGCCACTAGTTACATGTGGCTATTAAGCTGTGGCTACTGTGACTGATAAACTGAATTTTAAAAcgtttgtttaattttaattttaatagcctCACGTGACTAGTGACTACCCTACTGAACAGCACAGCAAAGTctgaggaaggaagtaggcagctaTTAGCGGTTCCCCTAGCTATAGCTGTCTCTCCCTTAGGACACAAAAGGCTCCACtctacttcctttttctttctacatATAACTTCTACCCCACCCCAGGACATTTCCTGCATACAGCCTCCCAAGTACAATTCCCATTACCAGCACAGCTGTTGTTCCATTTAAATGAGTAGATATTTTGAGTGTTCCTTTCCCAAGCTCTTCTCATAAgccatttaatttttgttgtcATGGTAAAatctgtataacaaaacatttgccatttcaactatttttacctgtacaattcagtgacgttaatttcATTCACCATTTTTGCAACTATCACCAcgccttttaatttttaaagaactgtAACCTACATGTACAGCCATCAGAGGAGATCCAGTTCTGAGTGTCATTTATTCATCAGGCCCAATCTGGTTTAGGAAGATCTGAGAGGGGACAGAAAGAAAACTATCTAGAGAGAGAAAAGAGCCAGAGAAAGTAAAATTAACAAGAAAAAGGTAGGTACTTCCATAACCAGGGTCCTTGGCTACTTTGATACCTCTGAAGAGATGGAAACACAAGGATCTAACTTGGGTGGAGACACTGGGAAGGAAGTGTGGAGAACGATCTGATTAAGTACATGGCCAGCAAGAAAAGATCGCATAGAAGCTGAAGGGCATGAAGTGGGATGAAGGAGTGACCTTCACCCAGTTTTTTCAGCAGTCTACTGACCCCTCCTAGAGTTCTTTCCTTGGACCATCTGTAGGTGACAAGATGATGGAATATATAAGGTGGATAAGGAAATTATTTCGGATCCTTCAACggccacagagccctggtggcacagtggttaagagcttggctactaaccaaaaggctggcagttggaatccaccagcctctccctggaaaccccatggggcagttctactctgtcctatagggtcactatgagttgaaatccactggaTAACAACGGGTTTCAGTGACCACAGTTTGTGCCCCCAAGCATCCTGACCTCAATAGTTCTGGACTGGGAGACTGGAAAtttctgtttccttctctcttctgaCTTCGCTTCTATCCCTATTTCCTAAACTGAAATCCTCCCTCTCAGAGATGGCTACAGGCCCAGGGCTGCAGGTCCTGGCTCACCAGGTGAATTTATAACCTGGAAAAAGTTCAGGGATTAGCCTTTTTGTACTATTACCAAAAAGAAAcgaatctgttgccattgagttgactctgactcatgacaattccatgtgtgtcaaagtagcaCTGCCCTCCACGGGTTTTCagttttacagaagtagattgccaggtctttcttacaaggtgccactaggtagattcaaaccaccaatctttccgttagtagccaaatgcaaaccttttgcaccacccaggggccttgcctatattattaaggaaaaataatatagggtcactgagttcgaataaactcgacagcagtgggtttatttatttatttatttatgttagtTAAGCACGCAGACTCTGGAGCCAAACTATCTAAATTCAAATCCCACCTCCACCACTTAACCAGCAGTGTGAACTTAAGcaacttgtttaatctctctgtgccacagctggaaaccctggtgccatagtggttaagagttcggctgctaaccaaaaggttggcagtttgaatctaccaggtgctccttggaaaccctatgagacagttttactgtgtcctgtagggtcactgtgagttgtaatagactcaatggcaatggggttttttttttttttttttttggtgccaccgtttgttcatctgtaaatagggataataataatacctacctcaaaagattgttatgaggattaaaagagTTAATATATGTGAAGTGTTAGAACAATGCCAAGTAAGTGcttgttttctaaaataaaacagGAGACATACcctccctccaccaccaccttgGAAAGTTAACTCTTAGGCACACCACAAGGTGTTCTTCCTCTTCACCTAATCGCAGTTAAGGCCATTCTTCCTCTGTTCCTCTTGATTCCCTTAATTTCTAGGGGAGCAAAAAAGAGTCTAGGGAAGAGGTTAGCATATAGAAGCTGATTCAGTCTAGAGTTAATTGTGGCAGGGGACAGGAAGCCTGCTATTGGGACTGCCATCCTAGGACCCA
This DNA window, taken from Elephas maximus indicus isolate mEleMax1 chromosome 3, mEleMax1 primary haplotype, whole genome shotgun sequence, encodes the following:
- the TXNIP gene encoding thioredoxin-interacting protein: MVMFKKVKSFEVVFNDPEKVYGSGEKVAGRVIVEVCEVTRVKAVRVLACGVAKVLWMQGPQQCKQSLEYLRYEDTLLLEDQPTGENEMVIMRPGNKYEYKFGFELPQGPLGTSFKGKYGCVDYWVKAFLDRPSQPTQETKKNFEVMDLVDVSTPDLMAPVSAKKEKRVSCMFIPDGRVSVSARIDRKGFCEGDEISIHADFENTCSRIVIPKAAIVARHTYLANGQTKVLTQKLSSVRGDHIISGTCASWRGKSLRVQKIRPSILGCNILRVEYFLLIYVSVPGSKKVILDLPLVIGSRSGLSSRTSSMASQTSSEMSWVDLHIPDTPEAPPCYMDIIAEDHRLESPTTPLLDDLDSSQDSPIFMYAPEFKFMPPPTYAEVDPCIVNNNVQ